In the Scomber japonicus isolate fScoJap1 chromosome 18, fScoJap1.pri, whole genome shotgun sequence genome, one interval contains:
- the mreg gene encoding melanoregulin produces MGAGFKKFCMQFCCCCCAGDEDDEDEKQPLVPQDPLEYFNREIQKRRDEETNLWSEPGDPSHSGREDDRVLHTLLQARNKTRMGSTGYRRLSVDIEAMRDTRREVREKWKTILENLGFMAEADSLLTVSAGASHDRMRNAPAARALLNTLHTETSVFFSREPPPERYLFILDRLLYLDIAEDFLAKAKRFYPPKEDSDEDTPGLAINLPLLLARVEAINGGGDDEEENDSERDDGNMSDRS; encoded by the exons ATGGGTGCAGGTTTTAAGAAGTTCTGCATGcagttctgctgctgctgctgcgctgGTGACGAAGACGATGAGGATGAAAAACAGCCTTTAGTACC TCAGGACCCGTTGGAGTATTTCAATCGTGAAATCCAGAAGCGTCGCGATGAGGAGACCAACCTGTGGAGTGAGCCAGGAGACCCCAGCCACTCGGGGAGAGAAGACGACCGAGTGCTTCACACCCTGCTGCAGGCCAGGAATAAGACCCGCATGGGATCCACG GGCTATCGCCGTCTGAGTGTTGACATTGAGGCCATGAGAGACACACGCCGAGAAGTTAGGGAGAAATGGAAGACGATTCTGGAGAACCTAG GTTTTATGGCAGAGGCAGACTCACTCCTGACAGTGTCTGCCGGGGCCTCACATGACCGCATGCGCAACGCCCCAGCAGCACGTGCGCTGCTTAATACGCTCCACACTGAGACCTCCGTTTTCTTCAGCAGAGAGCCACCACCTGAGAGATATCTGTTCATTCTG GATCGCCTCCTGTATCTAGATATAGCTGAAGATTTCTTGGCAAAGGCAAAGCGCTTCTATCCTCCAAAGGAGGATTCAGATGAGGATACGCCGGGCCTCGCCATAAACCTACCGCTGCTACTTGCCAGGGTAGAGGCTATCAACGGGGGAGGGGATGACGAAGAGGAAAACGATAGCGAAAGAGATGATGGAAACATGAGTGACAGATCCTAA
- the stard3 gene encoding stAR-related lipid transfer protein 3, producing MPGGEYGELGGSLPAIASLNASYSTTLSLPSPYLFVPPAERKVISDVRRTFCLFVTFDLLFISLLWIIELNISSTIWESLENEVVRYNYRSSFFDIFLLALFRFLCLQVGYAAFRLKHWWVIAVTTLVTSVFLVVKVIVSNLLSQNAFGYVLPITSFVVAWLETWFLDFKVLTQEADDERAYLAAVNAACERAPMIYPRAVSDGQFYSPPESVAGSEEDLDEEGLGRRAVTSQEKEYVRQGREAMSVVEQILTQEDNWKFEKNNDMGDSVYTLEIPFHGKTFILKALMQCTAELVYQEVILQPEKMVQWNKTVSACQILQRIDDNTLVSYDVSAGAAGGVVSARDFVNVRRVERKRDCYLSAGMATDHDAKPPSGRYVRGENGPGGFVVLKSSSNPSVCTFIWVLNTDLKGRLPRYLIHQSLAATMFEFMSHLRQRIADLRPSLRAHQHL from the exons ATGCCAGGCGGAGAGTACGGGGAGCTCGGGGGTAGCCTCCCCGCCATCGCCTCCCTGAACGCCTCCTACTCTACAACCCTGTCTCTGCCTTCCCCGTACCTGTTTGTACCACCCGCGGAGCGTAAGGTCATCTCTGACGTCCGACGCACCTTCTGCCTCTTCGTGACGTTCgacctcctcttcatctccctcCTGTGGATTATTGAGCTGAAT ATCTCCAGCACAATCTGGGAGAGCTTAGAAAACGAGGTCGTCCGTTACAACTACAGATCTTCCTTCTTTGACATCTTT CTCCTTGCTTTGTTTCGTTTCCTGTGTCTACAAGTCGGTTACGCTGCTTTTCGGCTAAAGCACTGGTGGGTTATTGCG GTCACCACTCTAGTAACCAGCGTCTTCCTTGTTGTGAAAGTCATCGTATCTAAT CTCCTGTCCCAGAATGCCTTTGGTTACGTGTTACCCATCACCTCGTTCGTGGTGGCCTGGCTGGAGACCTGGTTCCTCGACTTCAAGGTGCTCACGCAGGAGGCCGATGatgagagag CCTACTTAGCAGCGGTGAACGCAGCCTGCGAGCGAGCCCCCATGATCTACCCCCGCGCTGTTTCAGACGGACAGTTCTACTCTCCACCTGAATCAGTCGCAG GCTCTGAAGAAGATCTGGATGAGGAGGGTCTCGGTCGACGCGCTGTCACTTCTCAG GAGAAGGAATATGTCAGACAGGGTCGTGAAGCCATGTCCGTGGTAGAGCAGATcctgacccaggaggacaactggaagtttgaaaaaaacaac gACATGGGCGACTCTGTCTACACTTTGGAGATTCCCTTCCACGGCaagactttcattctgaag GCTCTTATGCAGTGTACCGCTGAACTCGTGTATCAAGAGGTGATTTTGCAGCCGGAGAAGATGGTCCAGTGGAACAAAACTGTCTCTGCCTGCCAG ATCCTCCAGAGGATTGACGACAACACTCTAGTATCATACGATGTCTCCGCTGGGGCAGCAGGAGGAGTTGTGTCTGCTAG ggACTTTGTTAATGTTCGGCGAGTTGAACGCAAACGAGACTGCTACCTGTCTGCTGGCATGGCAACCGACCACGATGCCAAACCTCCGAGCGGCCGCTACGTCAG GGGAGAGAACGGTCCAGGTGGATTTGTGGTCCTTAAATCCAGCAGCAACCCGTCCGTCTGCACCTTCATCTGGGTCCTCAACACAGACCTGAAG GGCCGACTGCCCCGCTACCTCATCCACCAGAGTCTGGCCGCCACCATGTTTGAGTTCATGTCCCATTTACGTCAACGCATAGCTGACCTGCGGCCCTCTCTCCGTGCCCACCAACACCTTTAA